CcccactgcagaaactccttgagtggagagaccagcgataATCTCTGACACggaaacgttcttcaaatccctctcaacaataactcctcgtgatgaattcaggTAGCattgaggagtaacctcaataggtatagcCCGAATTGCCGTTGAATTCGAGGAGTTCTCTgctgggttgtggatgtttcaactaatatgtctccagatcaaagcttctttactgactttggagagccagcaagaccctctagtcccttctgaataaacaAGAGGGACATTTGCCccaaaggtttttctgaaagagagtgtaatataagaaaatgagatacgtgtgttacagatgctgaagattgctgctcagagtcttcaagacgcgTGGtggcttacctattgactgtttttttcactattttatttaaatttttttgaaggaggatctataggaaaaaaagaaaatttcggtacccactgactccacccaccatggagccctacaaggggacacactacaatgtcatgcaaaggacaatgcagcaagcatggggttttgtgagcactatacccaaacaccagcatcaggcacaatgtccacaacactggAACTTGGCTGACTTAAGTGGGACCCAGACCAGCCGATTAACCAGGGGgtcacccaaaggctgcccgtctacaggacttcaaggtcaaagtggtgtgttagggttggaccctcaaccaccagaatcgtctcctccccttcatgggtgcCTTGCTGTAAAAACcgcgtgggtggatgtttagatcagagagaaggtaaccagacagaacagaaccttccgtGGGAGGTCCCTTCAGCACGCGtgcaggaatccacaccgaggggcttGATAAATAAAGACTGAAGAATGCAAGAAAGTTTAAGGCTCTTCTCGACAGGGaaagatatttctaaaatattaacaGATGAAGGAATGTGGCTGGAGTACCTGACAGCCTAAGGGAACTCACTCTCGCATCCACAATGTACATCACATCATCCCCAGGGCATGTACCTCATAAAGCTATCATTACAAAACCTATGTGGGTGGTGTCGGTCACTCATACTTGCAGAAAGCACACGAAGTTGTGTTcatagtttgaagaaaaaaagaagaaataaagttCCCTCAACATCACAAGTATCACTGACAAAGAAAATATACCAGATGAGTTTAGTGCTAAGGAATAGAATGAAGGTGACAAGGGCAAAAAACATGGGGGAGTCAGTGGAAGGGGAAGTTGGGTCACCCTCCCTATTGGTGGAAGGCTTTTGCTGCATAATAACAACATTATGCATAGCACAAATTAATAGAAATCTCATAAATTCAGAGTCAGATACTTCTGTCAATTTTATTTCTTCTCCAGTTTTCTTGTTGGAAATCTTCTTGATGTTATGGATACAATGCTCTAAAATTCATTTTCTCTGTCATTATGAGTTACTTCTTTTACAGCTAGTGGAGCAGAGGGTTCTTGCTTTTACAGTCCCTATACATGCATAAAAAATCGAATAAAGTAAACTCAGATCAATAGGGTGTGACCAAGTTATGTAGCGTCTATTTTAATTTCCacacaagaaatatttctaaaggACATACTAAACTTGGCTGTGTGTTCAAGGAGGAAAAAGGGTAACTTTCCAATTTTTTATAGTCACTACAgatgtattttaacaacataatgAGGTGTGCCAGAGTTACTGTTTGCTATAAAggattgttattatattatattcaatatataaatattttatcaaggtaGACACTACCAAATTCCAAAAGAATCAAAGAGCaagaaaagaaacactgaaaatctacaaaacacattaatttcATACATACAGTATTCTTAATAacagtacataataaaatattgcatACACCTACCTGTATCACTGGACAGTTACCAAAATATTCAGTGTAAAGTTGGATATTGATTGTTGCTGACATCAGTATAACCTTTAAGTTGGGACGTTGAATCATCAGACACTTCACTACTCCCAGAAGGAAGTCACAAGATAAGTGCAGCTGGTGGTACTTcatcttaaaataataacatcatGGGATGATAACAAAGGATCTGAGGCAACTTGTCGGAGGAGCAACCCTTCAGTTAAAAACAGAGCGAATTCTAGTGTGTTTGTGTCTTGCTTTTCACAAACCGAATTTGATAAGCAACCTCAGAGCCATATTCATTAAGTGTTTCATAAGCAACTCGTTTGCAGAGAGAAATACAGGCAATCCTTCGTGGTTGTGTGCAAACTATCTTTTGGAAACCAGCAGCTAATAGGTACTGAGGAACTTGAGTAGACTTTCCACAACCAGTATCTCCTGCCACAACTATAATCTGATGAGATTTTACACCATCAACAATATCTTGAGCATATTTGGAAATTGGTAAGTTGGCTTGTGCTTCTCTGAGTTTTCTCagctttaaaatttctgttttgcaggaaattaatataaagaagGAGTATTTGTTGGAATTCAATTAcatcagtttctgttaacatGTCTGTTTCATCCTCTTCCTTAAAATATGTCCCTCGACACATCAGCTCTCTTACATCATCtgttttcaaactaaaatttaTCTTGTGGTGCTTACTGTGGAAGTTTGGAACCCCAATTGAACTCTCACCTGATTGTTTAGAAACTAAATAATGACAAAGGTATAAATATtagattttaatgaaaaattagaaCACTTAATTGTTATaccataatttatcatttttctataaatggcaaaagaaatatttaatctattaaaataagtttaaataatactaaGTACATTTATGAGTAATTTGTTCatacttcaaaacaatgtttaaaattttaagcaTCAAGCTAGTAACTGTCAAATCAAATTAATGGTgataacaaaataaagataattctaaatatttaagttaCACTATCAAATTAAAACAGAAACGTTTTCACCaatataaataacagtaacagtaaacTGTGAAAAAGCAgttgtttttcaaacttttcaaaaaacaacagattTCCAGTAAGTATATCAACTCAGTTAACTTTTACTGAAACTAAAAGAATGTCAATATAAAGTTTCAAGATTCTAATATTTATCAATACACAGAAACATCAAAACCACATTATATCTGCTTTCTTTTCTTTGATGTTTGTGGAGCGATCTATTCAGACACAATAATTCAATCTGAGAATTCAGTCTGTTTATGACAAGTCCCTCCAGAAAATGCATGCAGATTTCTTTTAATGGTTGAGAAGGTGGcacttaaaacaattttttaaaataattcacctGTTGAACTGCTTTAATGACAGCACCCATTTTAATGCATCTTGATGGTATACAAAGTATCTGCATGTCaatattatctttaataatattttccaaacatCACATGAAAATTGAAGATGCTCAAATATAATTGATTTCGGTACACACAATCAGGTACATATAATCAGAGATTTCTTATGTCTTATAAATTACACACAATCAGTGTTTTAGAATATGAGAAAAAtctataagtattttttttcctGAGCCTTAAATTCATTCACTCTAATATccattcaaatatattaattttttatgaagtatttttatcaATAGTATTTATTGATACTTTCAGAACTTAAGGTATTTTACATTGTAGCTAATAAGCTTCATTCATGAACAAGTCAAATATAGAAGATGTTAACACAAGAAAAACATGCCAAAAAAGggaataataatgaaacaaaaataagaatttcATAACAATGAATATCCTAAAAAGAAGTTGAATGATATGCAATAGAGAAATCATCAGATTAGATCTGACAAGATGACCAGGAAAACATGAGGTAAAATATGCTGTTAATCACACAAGCACTCTTCCTAGGTATTAAGTCCTGTTAATTAAAACTCATTCACTAGTAATACATACAGAAGTTTCTAATTTACCTTAACCATGTACAAAGGTAAATTTTAACTTTGATACCACATTTTTCAATTCATAGACAAcagaaatacaaatgtaaattGCTTAAAAACATTCACATATCAAAATTACCTTTTGCactaattttctttaataaaatataatgaagtcTAGGATCACCTATTTGAGGTCAAACTCACCCACTAAAACTGAACTACTTTTTGCAGTTTTACCCTTTATTTGCATAGCTTGATATTTTCGAAGAAAAATCCAAAAATCATCATATGTCGTGGAGCCTCTAgtatcaaaataatacaaataaatatattatagattttaattacttaaaataagttaaacataCAACTAGCCTTCAAAATAACACTGACATTCTAACAACCACAATACAATAGACAAAGTTCTCAATGAAACAATTAGATAACTAGGTACATATCTTTTTTCATTTCTATTAATAAATCATATTGTGTATCTTTAACAAATGAAGATGTCAAAATGATTCAAACTCAAACCCAGGACCCTCTGTTTATATGAATGATTTGTGACTAGAATTTTACATTATATACCACGGAAAACATAAGCAGTGTTGAATTCAGGTGATGTACAAGGGGATTCTCCTAGCCAATCTCCTCCCTGAGTACAGTATTTTCAATTttgtcaaattttaatattaattcatcCTCCCTTCCCAGTGA
This genomic window from Tachypleus tridentatus isolate NWPU-2018 chromosome 10, ASM421037v1, whole genome shotgun sequence contains:
- the LOC143228449 gene encoding LOW QUALITY PROTEIN: putative ATP-dependent RNA helicase DHX34 (The sequence of the model RefSeq protein was modified relative to this genomic sequence to represent the inferred CDS: inserted 2 bases in 1 codon; deleted 4 bases in 2 codons); translation: MLTETDVIEFQQILLLYINFLQNRNFXKLRKLREAQANLPISKYAQDIVDGVKSHQIIVVAGDTGCGKSTQVPQYLLAAGFQKIVCTQPRRIACISLCKRVAYETLNEYGSEVAYQIRFVKSKTQTHEFALFLTEGLLLRQVASDPLLSSHDVIILRKYHQLHLSCDFLLGVVKCLMIQRPNLKVILMSATINIQLYTEYFGNCPVIQVPGRLFPIEVVYRPIPTEERQYSDWSDEPNPYIRIMQLIDSKYPSEERGDLLIFLSGMSEISTVVEAANVYAEQTQKWIILPLHSTLSLAEQDKVFDYPPEGVRKCIISTNIAETSVTIDGVRFVVDSGKVKEMSYDATYRMQRLQEFCISRASAEQRKGRAGEN